The following proteins come from a genomic window of Oikeobacillus pervagus:
- the dnaK gene encoding molecular chaperone DnaK — protein sequence MSKIIGIDLGTTNSCVAVLEGGEPKVIPNPEGNRTSPSVVAFKNGERQVGEVAKRQSITNPNTVMSVKRYMGTDHKISIEGKDYTPQEISAMILQYLKSYAEEYLGETVDKAVITVPAYFNDAERQATKDAGRIAGLEVERIINEPTAAALAYGLDKMDEDQVILVYDLGGGTFDVSILELGDGVFEVRSTAGDNRLGGDDFDQVVMDYLVSEFKKENGIDLSKDKMAVQRLKDAAEKAKKDLSGVSSTQISLPFITAGEAGPLHLELTLTRAKFDELTADLVERTMGPTRQALKDAGLSPSEIDKVILVGGSTRIPAVQEAIRKETGKDPHKGVNPDEVVAMGAAVQGGVLTGDVKDVVLLDVTPLSLGIETMGGVSTKLIDRNTTIPTSKSQIFSTAADNQTAVDIHVLQGERPMAADNKTLGRFQLSDIPPAPRGVPQIEVTFDIDKNGIVNVSAKDLGTGKQQNITIKSSTGLSDEEIDRMVKEAEENAEADSKRKEEVELRNEADQLIFTTEKTLKELEGKVDASEVQKAEEAKEELKSAIEKNELEEIRTKKDALQEIVQNLSVKLYEEAAKQAQAAQGAEGQETGKADDNVVDAEFEEVDDDKK from the coding sequence ATGAGTAAAATTATCGGTATTGACTTAGGGACTACAAACTCATGTGTTGCGGTATTAGAAGGTGGGGAACCAAAAGTTATTCCTAACCCAGAAGGTAACCGTACATCACCTTCCGTTGTCGCATTCAAAAACGGCGAACGCCAAGTAGGTGAAGTTGCAAAACGTCAATCAATTACAAATCCAAACACAGTGATGTCTGTGAAACGTTATATGGGTACAGATCATAAAATTTCAATTGAAGGAAAAGATTATACACCTCAAGAAATTTCTGCAATGATCTTACAATATTTAAAATCATATGCTGAAGAATATCTTGGAGAGACAGTCGATAAAGCAGTTATTACTGTTCCTGCCTATTTTAATGATGCAGAGCGTCAAGCAACAAAGGATGCTGGACGAATTGCAGGTTTGGAAGTTGAAAGAATTATTAATGAGCCAACAGCTGCAGCGTTAGCTTATGGTCTTGACAAAATGGATGAAGATCAAGTCATTTTGGTTTATGACCTTGGTGGCGGAACATTTGACGTTTCGATTCTTGAATTAGGAGATGGAGTGTTTGAAGTTCGTTCGACTGCAGGGGATAACCGCCTTGGTGGAGATGATTTCGACCAAGTGGTAATGGATTATTTAGTAAGTGAGTTTAAAAAAGAAAATGGTATTGACTTATCAAAAGATAAAATGGCAGTCCAACGTTTAAAAGATGCAGCTGAAAAAGCGAAAAAAGATTTATCAGGCGTATCGTCTACTCAAATTTCCTTACCATTTATTACAGCGGGTGAAGCTGGACCATTGCATTTGGAGTTAACACTAACACGTGCTAAATTCGATGAGCTTACAGCTGATCTCGTAGAACGTACAATGGGCCCTACTCGTCAGGCGCTAAAAGATGCTGGACTAAGCCCTTCTGAAATCGATAAAGTAATTTTAGTGGGTGGTTCCACACGGATACCTGCTGTGCAAGAAGCTATCCGCAAAGAAACAGGTAAAGATCCTCATAAAGGTGTGAATCCAGATGAGGTTGTAGCAATGGGGGCTGCTGTCCAAGGTGGCGTCTTAACTGGTGATGTAAAAGATGTTGTATTATTAGATGTTACACCACTTTCGCTTGGTATTGAAACAATGGGTGGTGTTTCAACGAAATTGATCGATCGAAATACAACGATCCCAACTTCTAAATCGCAAATTTTCTCTACTGCTGCTGATAATCAGACAGCTGTCGATATTCATGTACTTCAAGGGGAACGCCCAATGGCGGCAGATAATAAAACGTTAGGACGTTTCCAATTATCTGATATTCCACCTGCTCCAAGAGGAGTCCCTCAAATCGAAGTAACATTTGATATCGATAAGAACGGAATCGTGAACGTAAGTGCGAAAGATTTGGGAACAGGAAAACAACAAAATATTACGATTAAATCATCTACTGGACTTTCAGATGAAGAAATCGATCGCATGGTAAAAGAAGCGGAAGAAAATGCCGAAGCAGATAGTAAGCGTAAAGAAGAAGTAGAACTTAGAAACGAAGCTGATCAACTGATCTTCACAACTGAAAAGACTTTGAAAGAATTAGAAGGAAAAGTAGATGCTTCTGAAGTGCAAAAAGCAGAAGAAGCGAAGGAAGAATTGAAATCAGCTATTGAGAAAAATGAACTGGAAGAAATCCGCACGAAGAAAGATGCGTTACAAGAAATTGTCCAAAATCTTTCTGTGAAGCTTTATGAAGAAGCGGCAAAACAAGCACAAGCGGCACAAGGGGCTGAAGGCCAAGAAACAGGAAAAGCAGATGACAATGTGGTCGATGCTGAATTTGAAGAAGTAGATGACGATAAAAAATAA
- the grpE gene encoding nucleotide exchange factor GrpE gives MTEQQNLNETSEDRVSEQSEEIEEVSAEAKEQEEETVEETSEETVLKELEEKIEETENRYLRLMADFDNFRRRAQLDREASAKYRAQSLISDLLPVIDNFERALKVEATNDQSKSILEGMEMVYKGIIEALKKEGVEIIEAMGKEFDPNLHQAVMTAEDENYDSNIVVEEFQKGYKLKDRVIRPSMVKVNQ, from the coding sequence ATGACAGAACAACAAAATTTAAATGAAACTTCAGAAGATCGCGTTTCTGAACAAAGTGAAGAGATTGAAGAAGTGTCTGCTGAAGCAAAAGAACAGGAAGAGGAAACGGTTGAAGAAACATCTGAAGAAACAGTATTGAAAGAACTAGAAGAAAAAATAGAAGAAACAGAAAATCGCTATTTACGATTAATGGCCGATTTTGATAACTTCCGTCGACGAGCTCAATTAGATCGTGAGGCGAGTGCAAAATATAGAGCGCAAAGTTTGATATCTGATTTATTACCTGTCATTGATAATTTCGAGCGAGCTTTAAAGGTTGAAGCTACAAATGATCAATCGAAATCCATTTTAGAAGGTATGGAAATGGTGTACAAGGGGATCATTGAAGCGTTGAAAAAAGAAGGCGTTGAAATCATTGAAGCTATGGGGAAAGAATTCGATCCAAACTTGCATCAAGCTGTTATGACAGCTGAGGATGAAAACTATGATTCTAATATTGTAGTGGAAGAATTTCAAAAAGGATACAAATTAAAGGATCGTGTGATTCGTCCTTCAATGGTAAAAGTCAATCAGTAG
- the hrcA gene encoding heat-inducible transcriptional repressor HrcA → MLTDRQLLILQVIIDDFIRSAQPVGSRSLSKRKEIALSSATIRNEMADLEEMGFIEKTHTSSGRIPSEKGYRYYVDHLIHPQKLNGEEINKIRSLFAESIYEMEKVVQKSAKILSELTNYTAIVLGPEIKENKVKRLQIVPLNKETAIAIIVTNTGHVENRMFSLPPNMDAADIEKMINILNDRLIGVPIIELHDKIYKEVVVLLRQHIRNYDSILRTIVDAIDIPFHEKLFFGGKANMLYQPEFHDIAKIQLLMEMIEQEKGIYHLIRQIPTGIQVKIGKENENTAMEDCSLITSTYSIGMDQVGTIAILGPTRMEYSRVISLLDFLSHDMSRALTNLYFR, encoded by the coding sequence TTGTTAACAGATCGTCAACTACTCATCTTGCAAGTGATTATTGATGATTTTATTCGATCTGCGCAACCAGTCGGCTCACGTAGTCTTTCAAAAAGAAAAGAAATAGCACTAAGCTCTGCTACAATTCGCAATGAAATGGCTGATTTGGAGGAAATGGGTTTTATTGAGAAAACCCATACATCTTCAGGAAGAATACCATCAGAAAAAGGTTACCGTTATTATGTAGATCACTTAATACATCCGCAAAAATTAAACGGGGAAGAGATTAATAAAATTCGGTCGCTATTTGCTGAGAGTATTTATGAGATGGAAAAAGTGGTGCAGAAATCGGCGAAAATACTGTCTGAACTAACGAATTATACTGCGATTGTACTAGGGCCGGAAATAAAAGAAAATAAAGTGAAAAGACTACAAATCGTTCCGTTAAACAAAGAAACAGCGATTGCTATTATTGTCACGAATACAGGACATGTGGAAAATCGTATGTTTTCATTGCCGCCCAATATGGATGCTGCGGACATTGAAAAAATGATCAATATTTTAAATGATCGATTAATTGGCGTTCCTATTATTGAATTACATGACAAGATATATAAGGAAGTTGTTGTTTTACTAAGACAACATATTCGTAATTATGACTCGATTTTACGCACAATCGTAGATGCAATTGACATTCCTTTTCATGAAAAATTGTTTTTCGGTGGAAAAGCAAATATGCTTTATCAACCTGAATTTCATGATATTGCTAAGATCCAGTTACTTATGGAAATGATTGAGCAAGAGAAAGGAATTTACCACCTCATTCGTCAAATCCCAACAGGAATTCAAGTCAAGATTGGCAAAGAAAATGAAAATACCGCCATGGAAGATTGTAGTTTAATTACATCGACTTATTCTATAGGGATGGATCAGGTAGGGACGATCGCCATTTTAGGCCCCACTAGAATGGAATATTCTAGAGTGATTAGTCTACTTGACTTCTTAAGTCATGATATGTCTCGAGCCTTAACGAATCTGTATTTTAGATAA
- the hemW gene encoding radical SAM family heme chaperone HemW yields MITSAYIHIPFCHHICHYCDFNKVFYKDQPVDEYLHALRKEMELTMEHFPTKELKTIFVGGGTPTALSRKQLEMLCSHIRSSLPFSEGEFTFEANPGELTVDKIKVLKEYGVNRISLGVQSFHDELLKKIGRAHTRKDVFATIDGLQSAGFENISVDLMYALPGQTLDDFRETLQTAFTLELPHYSAYSLIIEPKTIFYNLMQKGKLPLPKEEVEARMYELVMDQMEKHHLHQYEISNFAKRGFESRHNSVYWNNDEYYGFGAGAHSYIKGKRKSNFGPLKKYITPLKKEGQLPVFQEHLQTVEEKMEEEMFLGLRKTEGVSIQHFRKKFGESPMHIFENQIAEAIRKELLEKNEDSIRLTKEGRFLGNEVFQMFLMN; encoded by the coding sequence ATGATCACATCCGCCTATATTCATATCCCGTTTTGCCATCATATTTGTCATTATTGTGATTTTAATAAAGTTTTTTATAAAGATCAGCCTGTAGATGAATATTTGCACGCGCTTAGAAAAGAAATGGAATTAACGATGGAACATTTTCCGACAAAAGAGTTGAAAACGATCTTTGTCGGCGGGGGCACCCCAACGGCATTATCAAGGAAGCAGCTTGAAATGCTTTGTTCACATATTCGCAGCTCCCTCCCTTTTTCAGAGGGGGAATTTACTTTTGAGGCTAACCCTGGGGAGTTAACGGTCGATAAAATAAAAGTTTTAAAAGAATACGGTGTCAATCGAATTAGTCTCGGGGTTCAATCGTTTCATGATGAATTATTGAAGAAAATTGGTCGGGCACATACAAGGAAAGATGTGTTCGCAACCATAGATGGGCTACAATCAGCTGGATTCGAAAATATTAGTGTCGACTTGATGTATGCACTTCCAGGGCAAACATTAGATGATTTCCGTGAAACATTACAAACAGCCTTCACATTGGAATTGCCCCATTATTCAGCTTATTCATTAATCATTGAGCCGAAGACCATTTTTTATAACTTAATGCAAAAAGGGAAGCTTCCCTTGCCAAAGGAAGAGGTAGAGGCTCGTATGTATGAATTGGTGATGGACCAAATGGAAAAGCACCATCTTCATCAATATGAGATTAGTAATTTTGCGAAGAGAGGGTTTGAAAGTCGCCATAACTCAGTATATTGGAATAATGATGAGTATTATGGTTTTGGAGCTGGGGCACATTCTTATATTAAGGGAAAACGAAAGTCTAATTTTGGACCACTAAAAAAATATATAACCCCGTTGAAAAAGGAAGGTCAATTACCAGTTTTCCAAGAACATCTGCAAACAGTGGAGGAAAAAATGGAGGAAGAAATGTTTCTTGGATTACGCAAGACAGAAGGTGTATCCATTCAGCATTTTCGCAAAAAATTTGGTGAATCCCCTATGCACATATTTGAAAATCAAATAGCTGAAGCCATTCGGAAAGAGCTATTAGAGAAAAATGAAGACTCAATCCGTTTGACTAAAGAAGGGCGCTTTTTAGGAAACGAAGTATTTCAAATGTTTTTGATGAATTAA
- the lepA gene encoding translation elongation factor 4 — translation MNREEKLNRQQHIRNFSIIAHIDHGKSTLADRILEKTNALSSREMKSQLLDAMDLERERGITIKLNAVQLKYKAKDGQDYTFHLIDTPGHVDFTYEVSRSLAACEGAILVVDAAQGIEAQTLANVYLALDNDLEILPIINKIDLPAADPERVRQEIEDVIGLDASEAVLASAKAGIGIEEILEQIVEKVPAPEGDPDAPLQALIFDSLYDSYRGVIAYIRIVEGTVKVGDKIKMMATGKEFEVTEVGVYNPKPVACEELTVGDVGFLTASIKNVGDTRVGDTITSAIHPATEPLPGYRRLNPMVYCGLYPIDTAKYNDLRDALEKLELNDSALQYEPETSQALGFGFRCGFLGLLHMEIIQERIEREFKIDLITTAPSVIYKVFLTDGSEISVDNPSNMPDPQMIDRVEEPYVRATVMVPNDFVGAVMELSQAKRGHFIDMKYLDETRVNVIYEIPLSEIVYDFFDQLKSNTKGYASFDYELIGYQQSKLVKMDILLNGEQVDALSFIVHKDFAYDRGKVIVEKLKELIPRQQFEVPVQATIGNKVVARSTIKAMRKNVLAKCYGGDISRKRKLLEKQKEGKKRMKQVGSVEVPQEAFMAVLKMDDTNNK, via the coding sequence ATGAATCGGGAAGAAAAATTAAATAGACAACAACATATAAGAAATTTTTCCATTATCGCACATATTGATCATGGAAAATCAACGTTGGCAGACCGCATTCTTGAAAAGACGAATGCTCTCTCATCACGCGAAATGAAAAGCCAATTATTAGATGCAATGGATTTAGAACGTGAGCGTGGAATAACGATTAAATTAAATGCGGTTCAGCTAAAATATAAAGCAAAAGATGGTCAAGATTATACATTTCATTTAATTGATACACCGGGACATGTCGATTTCACTTATGAAGTTTCTCGGAGTTTGGCTGCCTGTGAAGGAGCAATTCTCGTAGTGGATGCTGCGCAAGGGATTGAGGCACAGACATTAGCTAATGTGTATTTAGCTCTTGATAATGACCTTGAAATTCTCCCGATTATTAATAAAATCGATTTACCTGCCGCGGACCCTGAACGTGTTCGTCAAGAAATAGAAGATGTCATTGGTCTAGATGCGTCTGAAGCGGTATTAGCTTCTGCTAAAGCTGGAATTGGGATTGAGGAAATTTTAGAACAAATTGTCGAAAAGGTTCCAGCACCAGAAGGCGACCCCGATGCACCGTTACAAGCATTAATTTTTGACTCCCTTTATGACTCTTACCGAGGCGTTATTGCCTATATTCGAATTGTTGAAGGTACGGTAAAAGTAGGAGATAAGATCAAAATGATGGCCACGGGGAAGGAATTCGAAGTAACAGAAGTAGGGGTGTACAATCCAAAGCCTGTTGCTTGTGAAGAGTTAACGGTTGGAGATGTAGGATTTCTAACGGCTTCGATCAAAAACGTTGGAGATACACGTGTTGGGGATACGATCACCTCTGCCATTCATCCAGCTACAGAACCGCTACCTGGTTATAGAAGATTAAATCCAATGGTGTATTGCGGATTATATCCAATTGATACGGCTAAATACAATGATTTACGTGATGCATTAGAAAAATTAGAATTAAATGATTCTGCTCTTCAATATGAGCCTGAAACATCCCAAGCATTAGGGTTTGGCTTCCGCTGTGGCTTTTTAGGTCTATTGCATATGGAGATTATCCAAGAGCGGATTGAACGGGAATTCAAAATCGATTTAATTACCACTGCACCGAGCGTAATCTACAAAGTATTTTTAACAGATGGCTCAGAGATTAGTGTTGATAATCCATCAAATATGCCGGATCCTCAAATGATTGACCGTGTTGAAGAACCTTATGTACGTGCAACAGTGATGGTACCTAATGATTTTGTTGGGGCAGTTATGGAACTCTCCCAAGCAAAACGCGGGCATTTTATTGACATGAAATATTTAGATGAAACACGTGTCAATGTCATTTATGAAATTCCACTATCGGAAATTGTATATGATTTCTTTGATCAATTAAAATCAAACACAAAGGGCTATGCTTCGTTTGATTATGAATTAATAGGATATCAACAATCAAAACTTGTGAAAATGGATATATTATTAAATGGAGAACAAGTGGATGCTTTAAGTTTTATCGTGCATAAAGATTTTGCTTATGATCGTGGGAAAGTCATCGTTGAAAAATTAAAAGAACTTATCCCGAGACAGCAGTTTGAGGTTCCAGTACAAGCGACTATTGGAAATAAGGTGGTTGCCCGTTCAACAATTAAGGCAATGAGAAAAAATGTACTAGCCAAATGTTATGGCGGTGACATTTCCCGTAAACGAAAGCTTCTTGAGAAACAAAAGGAAGGGAAGAAGCGTATGAAACAAGTCGGTTCTGTAGAGGTCCCTCAAGAAGCCTTCATGGCAGTGTTAAAAATGGATGATACAAATAATAAATAA
- a CDS encoding DUF3679 domain-containing protein — MTKFMFKSFLLASLLFIGVLIGMQKANEGITKMKGFEDQSFQAPISFQKDSNYMETSLLGKEVSSHDLEKKKEKLEEMKAFNFFSTIGKYLAATISSIVATITEWFASLI; from the coding sequence ATGACGAAATTTATGTTTAAATCTTTTTTGCTCGCTTCCCTGTTATTCATTGGTGTATTAATTGGGATGCAAAAAGCAAACGAAGGGATTACGAAAATGAAAGGTTTTGAAGACCAAAGTTTCCAAGCACCTATTTCTTTCCAAAAAGATTCGAATTATATGGAAACATCTCTTCTTGGTAAGGAAGTTTCCAGTCATGACTTAGAGAAGAAGAAAGAAAAATTAGAGGAAATGAAGGCCTTTAACTTTTTTTCAACGATAGGGAAATATTTAGCTGCAACCATTTCTAGCATTGTAGCAACCATTACCGAGTGGTTTGCTTCGCTTATTTAG